The region gTAGAGGCATGTACAAACCATGAGGATTAAGGCGTGACTTAGCTTTTTGGCATGTTGTGCAGCGAGCAACAAATCTCTCCACGTCCCTCCGCATCTTGGGCCAAAAGAAATGATCAGCAAGGATGTCTTCTGTCTTCTTCACACCAAAGTGTCCCATCAGCCCTCCTCCATGTGCTTCCTGCAGTAATAACAAACGCACGGAGCTAGCTGGAATGCATAGCTTGTTAGCTCTAAAAACAAACCCATCAGTTAGGACAAATTTGTTCCAAGTTTTCCCCTCCTTACAGTTCAGCAACACATCCTtaaaatcatcatcatgagcatatTGTGCTTTAATCGTTTCCAAGCCGAAAATTTTGCAATCAAGTTGGGACAGCATAGTGTAACGcctagacaaagcatcagcaatgacattctccttccctttcttgtgtttgatgaCATAAGGGAAAGATTCAATGAATTCAACCCATTTAGCATGCCTACGATTCAGTTTTGCTTGACTTCGAATGTGTTTTAAGGACTCATGATCAGAATGTATAACAAACTCTTTGGGCCACAAATAGTGCTGCCAAGTTTCCAAAGTTCGAACTAAAGCAAGCAATTCCTTATCGTAAGTAGAATAGTTCAAGCTAGGTCCACTCAATTTCTCACTGAAATATGCTACAGGCTTACCATCTTGCAGCAGCACGCCACCCAACCCAATTccactagcatcacattcaagttcaAATGTTTTATTGAAATCTGGAAGTTGGAGCAAGGGTGCATGAGTTAACTTATCTTTGAGCACGCTGAAAGCATCCTGTTGAGCTGCAGCCCAAGTGAAGGTTGTACCCTTCTTAGTGAGTTCATGCAACGGGGCTGCAATGGTGCTAAAGTCCTTCACAAAGCGACGATAAAATCCAGCAAGTCCTAGAAAGCTTCGCACTTGGGTGACCGTTGTGGGAACCGGCCAGCTGTGAATGGCTTCAACCTTGGCTTGATCGACTTGAATTCCCTGCGGTgtcacaacatagccaagaaaagagactcgatctgtgcaaaaggtgcacttctcAAGGTTACCAAACAAACGTGCATCACGGAGAGCATCCAAAACAGCACGCAAATGATCAAGATGGTCTTCTAGTGATTTgctatagatcagaatgtcatcaaAATATACCACAACAAATCTGCCAATGAAAGCGCGtaaaacttcattcattaatctcaTGAAAGTGCTGGGTGCATTAGTGAGACCAAAAGGCATGACTAACTACTCATATAGACCGAATTTAGTTTTAAAcgctgttttccattcatctcctaACTTCATGCgaatctggtggtaaccactacgcaaatcaatttTCGAGAACACAATTGAGCCACTCaattcatcaagcatatcatctaGCCTAGGGATAGGATGACGATATCTGATAGTTATGTTATTAATCGCTCGGCAATCTACACATGCGCCAAGATCCATCTTTCTTAGGAACCAAAAGGATAGGAACAGCGCAGGGGCTCAGGGACTCACGCACGTAACCTTTGTCGAGCAATTCTTGCACTTGGCGCTGAATTTCTTTAGTTTCTTCAGGGTTGGTCCTGTATGGTGCACGATTGGGCAAGGAGGCCCCGGGAATAAGGTCAATCTGGTGCTCAATCCCACGAATTGGTGGCAGCCCCGGTGGCACCTCCTTTGGAAAAACACCCGCATACTCCTGCAAAAGTTTAGTGACAACAGGGGGCAAGGAAAGAGGTATGTCCTGAAGTGAAAACAAGGTTTGTTTGCAAATCAAGGCATAGCAAACAGCAGTGGTAGTATCAATCTCATCCAAATCAGATTTAGTAGCAATGAAACATGCCCCTTTCAGCTTGATCTCATTTCTGTTATCATGAACAGATTTGGCACTTCTCTTTTTGTGCTTCTCAAGTTCGTTTGCCACAATCTGATTTTCACTTTTAGCCTGTTCCTGATTCTTCATTTTACTAGCTCTAGTAAGTTCATCTTTTAAAATTGCTTCAGGAGACATTGGATGCAACACAATCCTTTTATCATGGTGTTGGAAGGAATACTGATTTGATCTACCATGATGCATAGAATCTTTATCAAATTGCCATGGCCTTCCTAGCAAAATACTACATGCTTGCATTGGCACAACATCACATTCAACAACATCTTTATAGGATCCGATGGCAAGATTAATTCGCACAAGTTTTGTTACCTTTGCCTTACCGGTGTTATTCAGCCATTGAATGCAATATGGATGCGGGTGTGGTTGGGTGGTAAGCGCAAGCTTCCCCACCATGTCGCTGCtggccaagttgttgcagctacCTCCATCGATGATCACTCGACACGAACGCTCTTTGATGACACACTTTGTTTGGAACAATGTGTGCCGCTGATTTTGCTCCGCTTTCTCCATTTGTGCGCTCAGCACACGCTGCACAATTAGGCTCTCATAGCGGTCGGCTTCAGCTGCATTAATATGTTCTTCCGAGCAGCCCTCACTTCCTGCATGGTCAGCCGCAAGCAATGCAAGTATATCTTCATCAAGTTCACTAGCAGATGAGTACTCACCATCATTTTTTACCACCAAAACACGCTTGCTTGGGCAGTCACGCATGACATGTCCAAATCCCTTGCAGCGGTGGCACTGAACATCTCTTGTTCTACCTGTGGATGCCACCGATGAAGTGGTTGCAGCAGGTTTTTGCGTTGTCTTTGCTGCTGAATTTGCAGGGTTGTCACGAGGCTTGTCGCTAGAAGGTGGGGCTGCTGTTCGAGCTGACGATGAATAAGGTGCAGCAACACGTCCAGTTGATGGAATGCTTGAGCGGGGCTGCGTGGAAAAATTCCTCCCTGCAGAAATGTTAGTCCTGGTACTTGCACGTCGTCCCTGCACTTCCctttcagctttgcaagcaagatggaacaaacgggttatgttagtgtactctttataagcaaggatgtcctgaatttcccGGTTTAACCCGCCCAAAAATCTAGCCATAGCAGGTTCCACATCCTCCTCTAAATTGCAGCGTAGCATGCCCATTTGCAGCTCTTGATAGTATTCTTCTACACTTTTAGTACCTTGTTTTAACTGCTGCAGCTGGTTTAAAAGATCACGTGCATAGTAAGATGGAACAAATCTAGCCCTCATGATCCGTTTCAAAGCATCCcaagtttgtggcatgttattagGATTTTTCTTGCCATGTTCTATCCACCAAACGGAAGCAAAATCAGTGAATTCACTAGTTGCAGCCCTAACACATGCATTTTCAGGAAAATCATGACAAGTAAACTTTTGTTCAACAGCCATCTCCCAAGTAAGATAAGCATCCGGATCATATTTACCATCAAAAGAGGGTATCTTAAATTTTATCTTACTAAAAGCAATGTCATTGTTATGTACCTCATGTGGACGTTGTCCACCCATACCTCGACGGTTACGACGTAGACGTCGCTGGGCTTGATCCTCAACTTCGGTGTCAGCAGCATAATCAGCACCTGAATTTTCTGCGCCGTCGTCATcctcttggccacgtcctctATGCTGATCATTCATCTTCACGTGGAGCTCATCAAAGCGCCTTAGAAGAGCAGCGAGACTCTTGTCCATGCGAGCAACCGTCGTCTCCAAACCTGCAAGCTTGGTGTTGTTGGAAATCTGTGCGGCCTCCATTTGCCcaatcttctcatttatcaCCTGCAAATCATTATCAATTCCCAAGGTGTACTCCCTCACTTGCTTTTGAAAATGCTGTACGATGCCTTTGGTGCGAGGTGTAAGCAGGCCTccaccatcctcatcctcactcCCTGCACCTGCCATGGTTAGCTTGCAGCAAACAAAGTCACAAGAAGTTGCCTACCAACTAAAGGAAATAGGTGGTGGCACACTATATGTTCACTCACACTTGTCCATTCAAGTTCTTACATGTCCTTACCAAGCAAGGTAGGAGGTGTCGGcagccagcaagaacaacacaaatggtTACACAAGCACAACCCCGTGATGTAGTAGATAATTTGTGGAGCTATAGGTGGCTGCAAACAAAACAAATCAAGGTACAGCTAGATCCACATTAGTCAAAGCAAGTTGAATAGACATTCATTGATGGTCCTATGCTGGTCCTAGTGCCAAATCAAGCTAGAGACGTGAGCCTGAACACAAATGTTGTCACACACCAAGacagcaaggaatgcaagaaaacaacagctctattcccttcactttttttttcttctcttctctttctttttttttgctctttctttttcaggggctaaaactcTTTTGAAATCCCAACAATCCAAACAAAGGGATTGCTGCACACAACTCCTTTGAAATCAGTTCCAACGTCTCAACTTTCAGACAGCAGGTCGCGAATCTCAAGTGCTATTGCGACGAGCTCAGAAGGAGTTAGGGAGCAAATTtagatccgttggaaagaacaCGAGATAACCTTTCCAGATTGTATTTAAACATTTGAATCGGACATGTAACACGAGATATAGGACTGTTTTCTTCCAGTGCTCAGATCTGGGAAGATGGATTTGTGGTGGCAGAAATGACAGCGgaaatatgaatagatttggtgGATCTCGTGGTGACTAAAACATGACCAGAACTCAAAACTCTAAAGATTGAACCACTAAGAACCAGCAACTAGCCCAAACAATGCAACTGAAAACTCaacaagcaaagaactaagCAGAACAGCAAAAGCTCAAACTTGTTGGTGGGATTTTCAGATCTAGCCTATTTTTGTGTAGTTTTCTGGACTGTAGGTAAAGGAATGGGTAGAATCTCTCACCGAAAAAACCTTGCTCTGATACCACATGATGGAACCCGCTGGGGTTtgctcccgatctttcgatgagagtgggggataactcgatttgaggaggatcgacgttgtgctgcccgactacaacaccacaagggctgcgctgcgccttagcgacagttacaccgcctccaatttgtgttgttcttgctgtgccaagaacaaccttgaacctgcaagcaaatcgaagaacaagcaagaacaagtggacaagcaaacagcacacagaccttgcccaaaggataaatctgatacacacgaagttggggttctgaatcaagcaaatcgggtggtctaatcgacacacacgtttacaaggaagtagcagcagctaaacttacaaccaaacaaaacccaagtctcaaatggtggctgctggtggtttatataggtgggggagcagccaagaggcgtggggggtgtaaaccctaacttaaaatgggcccctagtgggctgaactagatacaagggcctcagcccaagactggaagactgaacgtcattttggcgattctgcttagctcctttggaatttcatcttgaggttggatccatctgaaagtagacttcaggagctttccaacaagtactcatgGGCTTCAAAAAATATtcagagctaagagttatggccttccgaagttgccccttcctggaggtccgaactggtatggtccgatctgatcatccacactcgctttcttgtgtttgctctccctccaatctggttcatgtcccaagttcctaagaataagaaaagcatcacaagaatttagtagtaccccattcatggatgatggtttatggacagcgaggaacgagtttacctgataatttagctctcgtgcacgagctcttgtcattggtccttgctgcgtagtaggcatgggtgtatcattgggagggatgtcctcatcacactagttcagtatgttttgcaccaagtttcatgcagtaacgaaacaatccgaaatgcacccaaatactacaaaacatactgaaacattactttagggtccaatggggtggatagggtgtgtccgttatgaaaaatcctgatgtgacttcgtggaacaaacttttgcattaattgcaccaattcatcccgttttgcagcgagtttcatgcagttacaaaacgatccgaaatgcacccaaacactgtgaaaggctccaaaacatgagtttagggtccaatggggtggattaggtgcgttggtttcgaaaaattaaaacgcgacttcgtggcacaaacttttgcattaattggaccagttcagtatgttttgcaacaagtttcatgcagttatggaacgatcccaaatgcacgcaaatactacaaaacagaccgaaacattagtttagggtccaatggagtggatt is a window of Panicum virgatum strain AP13 unplaced genomic scaffold, P.virgatum_v5 scaffold_4884, whole genome shotgun sequence DNA encoding:
- the LOC120694318 gene encoding uncharacterized protein LOC120694318 → MAGAGSEDEDGGGLLTPRTKGIVQHFQKQVREYTLGIDNDLQVINEKIGQMEAAQISNNTKLAGLETTVARMDKSLAALLRRFDELHVKMNDQHRGRGQEDDDGAENSGADYAADTEVEDQAQRRLRRNRRGMGGQRPHEVHNNDIAFSKIKFKIPSFDGKYDPDAYLTWEMAVEQKFTCHDFPENACVRAATSEFTDFASVWWIEHGKKNPNNMPQTWDALKRIMRARFVPSYYARDLLNQLQQLKQGTKSVEEYYQELQMGMLRCNLEEDVEPAMARFLGGLNREIQDILAYKEYTNITRLFHLACKAEREVQGRRASTRTNISAGRNFSTQPRSSIPSTGRVAAPYSSSARTAAPPSSDKPRDNPANSAAKTTQKPAATTSSVASTGRTRDVQCHRCKGFGHVMRDCPSKRVLVVKNDGEYSSASELDEDILALLAADHAGSEGCSEEHINAAEADRYESLIVQRVLSAQMEKAEQNQRHTLFQTKCVIKERSCRVIIDGGSCNNLASSDMVGKLALTTQPHPHPYCIQWLNNTGKAKVTKLVRINLAIGSYKDVVECDVVPMQACSILLGRPWQFDKDSMHHGRSNQYSFQHHDKRIVLHPMSPEAILKDELTRASKMKNQEQAKSENQIVANELEKHKKRSAKSVHDNRNEIKLKGACFIATKSDLDEIDTTTAVCYALICKQTLFSLQDIPLSLPPVVTKLLQEYAGVFPKEVPPGLPPIRGIEHQIDLIPGASLPNRAPYRTNPEETKEIQRQVQELLDKGYVRESLSPCAVPILLVPKKDGSWRMCRLPSD